A part of Oncorhynchus clarkii lewisi isolate Uvic-CL-2024 chromosome 17, UVic_Ocla_1.0, whole genome shotgun sequence genomic DNA contains:
- the LOC139370209 gene encoding zinc finger protein 180-like, whose protein sequence is MDCYTSFYDPEELRRHTCRPHPCSDCRGSFICPTHLKSKQTQKRRKVYSCGQCGKRFQTPSKLKTHQRTHTGEKPYHCSVCGKCFGQSNQLKTHQRTHTGQKPYHCSQCGKSFSWLHSLKTHQITHTGEKPYHCSQCGKRFSLVGNLKRHHLTHTVEKPYRCSHCGKSFSQLHHLKTHQLIHTGEKPYHCSQCGKSFSHPKDLKSHQRTHTGEKPFHCSQCGKSFSQLSTLKKHQLTHTGEKPYHCSQCGKRFTRLYQLKAHQITHTEEKPYHCSQCGDSFTSAYFLKKHQLIHTGEKPFHCSQCGKNFSHSSTLKTHQITHSGEKPHHCSQCGKSFGHSSTLKTHQITHSGEKPHHCSQCGKSFSQSSTLKKHQSTHTGGKLCHQS, encoded by the coding sequence ATGGACTGCTACACTAGTTTCTATGATCCAGAGGAGTTGAGAAGGCACACTTGTAGACCCCACCCCTGCTCAGATTGCAGAGGCAGCTTTATTTGTCCAACTCACCTCAAATCAAAACAGACTCAAAAAAGGAGGAAGGTGTACTcatgtggtcaatgtgggaagagatttcaAACACCAAGCAAACTCAAGACGCACCAGagaactcacacaggagagaagccataccACTGCTCTGTTTGTGGGAAGTGTTTCGGTCAGTCGAACCAACTAAAGACACACCAGAGAACTCACACAGGACagaagccttatcactgctctcagtgtggaaagagtttcagtTGGTTACACAGCCTGAAGACACACCAGATaactcacacaggggagaagccttaccactgctcgcAGTGTGGAAAGCGTTTCAGTCTGGTAGGAAACCTAAAGAGACACCACCTAACCCACACAGTAGAGAAGCCTTACCGCTGTTCtcattgtgggaagagtttcagtcAGTTACACCATCTAAAGACACACCAGttaattcacacaggagagaagccatatcACTGctctcaatgtgggaagagtttcagtcATCCAAAAGACTTAAAGTCGCACCAGagaactcacacaggagagaagccattccactgctcccaatgtggaaagagtttcagtCAGTTATCAACTCTGAAAAAACACCAGctaactcacacaggagagaagccttaccactgctctcaaTGTGGGAAGCGTTTCACCAGGTTATATCAACTGAAGGCACACCAGATAACGCACACAGAAgagaaaccttaccactgctctcaATGTGGTGATAGTTTCACCAGTGCATATTTCCTAAAGAAACACCAGCTAATTCACACGGGTGAAAAGCCattccactgctcccagtgtgggaagAATTTCAGTCATTCATCAACTTTGAAGACACATCAGATAACTCACTCAGGAGAGAAGCCTcaccactgctctcagtgtgggaagagttttggtcatTCATCAACTCTCAAGACACATCAGATAACTCACTCAGGAGAGAAGCCTcaccactgctctcagtgtgggaagagtttcagccAGTCATCAACTTTGAAGAAACATCAGAGTACTCACACAGGAGGAAAGCTGTGTCATCAGAGCTGA